Genomic segment of Paenibacillus polymyxa:
TGCTGCAATTCATCTAACAGATGGCTGGAGACAAAAAAGGCATAATTGTCTGAATCACGCAAACGAAGAATTATATCTCTTAGCTCACGCATCCCCATAGGATCGAGACCATTGGAAGGCTCATCAAGCAACAATAGCTCAGGGTTACCCAACATAGATTGGGCTATACCAAGCCGTTGTTTCATTCCCAGCGAATAGGTTTTGACCTTATCATCCCCACGATTTTCCAGCCCCACCCGTTCCAACAATTCTTTAATATGGCTTTCTCGATCAGAGGATACAACTCCCGAGTGCAATCGGGACAAATTACGCAGCACCTGTCTGCCTGTCATATAATCAAAAAAGACCGGAGATTCAATGATAGCGCCCACTTTGGACAGCGCCTTTTCCCGATCCGTCTGTACATCATATGAAGCTATCCTTACAGAACCACTAGTGGGCTGCATCAGCCCCGTCATGATTCGCATCATCGTCGTTTTCCCAGCTCCGTTCGGGCCAATGAATCCATAAATCTTCCCTTTTTCAAGCTCAAAGGAAATATTATTTAACAAGCTTCTTTTGCCCACATTTTTGTTTACCTGCTTTACTTCTAATAAGAAATCGGTCATACTTTTCCCTCCATTACCAAACACAATATCCAAATATCTTTAAATATTTTATAGTTAAAAAATAAATACTTATCAAACAAGAAGAAGGGACTTTAAGGTCCCTCCTTCTTGTTTTTCTTTTATGGAGTACAATAAAAATCATTATTTAAAAAAGCAACAATCGGGATTAGCAGAGTGAACCAACGTTTGTAAAACATCTGTTGCCACAGGTTTCAACACAACTGGCAGCAGTTTTGCCGCTACCACATCCACTAGAACATGCCACAATGCTCAGAACCTGAGGCTCTACAGAACCTTGAGATTTGTTTACTTGAACGTCCAGATCAAATAAGTTTTCAGCCATTGCATTCCCCCCCTTTCGTTTAGATACACCATCAGCCTTCAACGAGATTCATGTCCCGTCGAAATACTCCCCTTCTCCAGTAGGATAGAAGGATTTATATGAACAAAATCCCGACCAGATCGTCATCCATTCGAAATATTGTCATATATGACCATGTGGGAAATCTTATGTATAATCTTTGTTGACAATACAAACTTCATCTAACAGTGATTAGTGTCGCCCTTACAAATGAAATAATATCACGTGTTGCAAAATGTAAATCTATTACTTTATATGTAAAACTAAATGATAAGAAATCATTATAATGTATTAATTTTAATATATGGTTATTATATTCCCACTTCCATTCTCATTAACAAAATAAAATAGCCCTTCAGTAAACGTTCTACCTCAGGGCTACCCTCTATATAGAATAAGCTGTTTTCTATCCAGTAACTACTAACCTGTCACCTACTCCAGTTCAATCCACTCGCCGAGCAACGTGTCCAGCTCCGCTTGCAGTCGCTCACGCGCGTCCCACAGCTCCGCCATGTGTATCGTGTCGCCGCTTGTGCCGAGCAGCTCCAGCTCGGCATCCGCCGCCGCCAATTCTGCTTCTTTGGCGGCGATGGCCCGCTCCAACCGCTCGCTGGATGCAGCGGGCGGGCGTGATGGCTTCGCGGCGGCCTTCGTTTCGCGTGCCCCAGACCCGGCAGCGGGCGAGCCCAAGCGACCTGAGCGTGCACGGCTCGCATCGTCTTCCGTAGTCGCTCCCGTATGCGCAGCCGCCCCCATGCCATTGCTCGCTGCACTGGAATGTACAGCTGTGCCCGAGCCAGAGCCGCCACCCGATGCGGCTCTGCTTGCAGATGTCGGGCGTGTCCCGGTATCCCCCTCGCTCTGTAGACGAGCGTTCTCCAGCTCCCGCTTCTTCGCTCGGTACTCATCAAAGCTGCCTAGATAAAAGGTCAGCCTTCCATCCTCCAGCTCCCACACGCGCCCTGCCAGCTTATTCACAAAGTAGCGGTCATGTGAAATCGCCAGCACCGTTCCCGTGTAGGTGTCTAACGCTTCCTCCAGTGCCTCGCGTGAGTCAATGTCCAGATGGTTCGTCGGCTCATCCAGCACCAACAAATTTGGCTTTTTCATGACTAGCAACGCCAGCCGCAAGCGGGACCATTCGCCACCGGACAGCATGCTCACGGGCTTAAACACATCGGCACCGTAAAATAAATACTTCGCTAGCAACCCGCGTGCCTCGCCTTCTTCCACCCCTGCTTCCTCCTTGAAGTAGGCAAGCACAGTTGCCCGGCTATTCCGTTCTCTTTCTTGCTGCGCCAAATATCCGTACTCCACGCGCGCACCCCACTGGACCGTGCCTGCATCTGCGCTTTCCTGACCAAGCAGAAGCTTGAGCAACGTCGTTTTGCCTGACCCATTATCACCCAGCAAGGCCACCTTTTCGCCAAATTCCAGACTACCCGTTGCCCCATTTAATATCTGTCGCTCTCCATAGGCTTTAACAATTTCTTCAAACTGCAGTACCCGGCGACCGGAACGATCCTCCAGCTTTAAGTGAAATTCCGCCCCCTGCGGGTCCAATACAGGCCGCTTCACCAGTTCCATGCGCTCCAACGCCTTACGAATGGAGGCTGCCTTTTTGAAAAACTTTTCGTTATCGCCATTGCGACCCCACTCTTCAAAACGCCGAATGGCCTCTTTCATCTTTTTGATCCGCTTTTGCTGTTCCTTATAATCTTCAAATTGTAGTAGCAATCGTTCTTCCTTTTCCTTAACATAGCCGCTGTAGTTCGTATAATACGTAAACGCCTCGCCATCCTCGAGCTCAATCATTTTAACGGCGACCCGATCCAGAAAATAACGATCATGAGATACAACCACACACGCACCTGTATAGCCCTGCAAAAATTGCTCCAGCCACTCCAGCCCTTTCAAATCCAGATGGTTGGTCGGCTCATCCAGCAGCAGCAAATCCGGTCGTCCGATGAGCTGTGATGCCAGCGCTATTTTTGTTTTCTCTCCACCCGACAGCGAGCCGAAGCTGCGCGTATACATACCTTTGGGAATACGCAGCCCATCCGCTACCTGGTCAATGTTTGCATCCATTTCATAGCCGCCATTGCGTTCAAACCGTTCCTGCAAGGCAGCATACGATTGCAGTAGCTTCTCCAGAAGGCTCGCATCCGCTGCCACAACCGGATCTGACATTTCCCGTTCCAGTGTGGTCATCTGATTGCGGCAATCCTTCAGCTCACGATAGGCGTAAGCCAGCGTTTCGTACACGGTGAAGCTCTCAAACTCCGCCGGAATTTGCGGTAAATAGCCGATTTTCGTATCCTTGGCGATGACGAGCTGCCCTTCATCCGGGCGGGACAAACGTGCGATTAGGCGTAATAGGGTGGTTTTACCGCTTCCGTTGCGGCCGATGAGCCCCACCTTTTCTCCCGTATGGATATC
This window contains:
- a CDS encoding ABC transporter ATP-binding protein, with translation MTDFLLEVKQVNKNVGKRSLLNNISFELEKGKIYGFIGPNGAGKTTMMRIMTGLMQPTSGSVRIASYDVQTDREKALSKVGAIIESPVFFDYMTGRQVLRNLSRLHSGVVSSDRESHIKELLERVGLENRGDDKVKTYSLGMKQRLGIAQSMLGNPELLLLDEPSNGLDPMGMRELRDIILRLRDSDNYAFFVSSHLLDELQQMCDELIVIKEGTLIWKGGADQLVKEGQRLEDAFMGLMGL
- a CDS encoding gallidermin/nisin family lantibiotic produces the protein MAENLFDLDVQVNKSQGSVEPQVLSIVACSSGCGSGKTAASCVETCGNRCFTNVGSLC
- the abc-f gene encoding ribosomal protection-like ABC-F family protein — encoded protein: MYIVNGQQLKKYHAANLILDGASFDIHTGEKVGLIGRNGSGKTTLLRLIARLSRPDEGQLVIAKDTKIGYLPQIPAEFESFTVYETLAYAYRELKDCRNQMTTLEREMSDPVVAADASLLEKLLQSYAALQERFERNGGYEMDANIDQVADGLRIPKGMYTRSFGSLSGGEKTKIALASQLIGRPDLLLLDEPTNHLDLKGLEWLEQFLQGYTGACVVVSHDRYFLDRVAVKMIELEDGEAFTYYTNYSGYVKEKEERLLLQFEDYKEQQKRIKKMKEAIRRFEEWGRNGDNEKFFKKAASIRKALERMELVKRPVLDPQGAEFHLKLEDRSGRRVLQFEEIVKAYGERQILNGATGSLEFGEKVALLGDNGSGKTTLLKLLLGQESADAGTVQWGARVEYGYLAQQERERNSRATVLAYFKEEAGVEEGEARGLLAKYLFYGADVFKPVSMLSGGEWSRLRLALLVMKKPNLLVLDEPTNHLDIDSREALEEALDTYTGTVLAISHDRYFVNKLAGRVWELEDGRLTFYLGSFDEYRAKKRELENARLQSEGDTGTRPTSASRAASGGGSGSGTAVHSSAASNGMGAAAHTGATTEDDASRARSGRLGSPAAGSGARETKAAAKPSRPPAASSERLERAIAAKEAELAAADAELELLGTSGDTIHMAELWDARERLQAELDTLLGEWIELE